The Panicum virgatum strain AP13 chromosome 5K, P.virgatum_v5, whole genome shotgun sequence genome has a window encoding:
- the LOC120710579 gene encoding uncharacterized protein LOC120710579, which translates to MPSSAAARPLLLLLLFFSSFLVLQIPSLLGSRSAHAAVADPTAGRRLLPAHAVPELQPVDQAVMKEKVAAHPRAMESTATRRSGSGGSAFVDAVSKHQVPSGANPDSN; encoded by the coding sequence ATGCCCAGCtcagccgccgcgcgccccctgctgctgctgctcctcttcttctcctccttcctcgtcCTGCAGATCCCGTCGTTGCTCGGTTCTCGTTCggcgcacgccgccgtcgcggacCCCACTGCTGGGCGGCGGCTTCTCCCCGCGCACGCAGTGCCCGAGCTGCAGCCCGTGGATCAGGCGGTGATGAAGGAGAAGGTGGCGGCGCATCCACGGGCCATGGAGAGTACAGCAACGAGAagaagcggcagcggcggctcagCGTTCGTGGACGCAGTGAGTAAACATCAGGTGCCAAGCGGCGCCAACCCGGACTCCAATTAG